From Candidatus Methylomirabilis limnetica, the proteins below share one genomic window:
- the rpmF gene encoding 50S ribosomal protein L32, translating into MSWSLSPLWDRPERDLVPVPGSGRRSKASSPSTLTLADRSPGGLTMPLPKRRHSNARTRKRRSHHALTIPGLAECSNCHEQKLPHRVCSSCGYYGGREIVKREEV; encoded by the coding sequence ATGTCGTGGTCTTTGTCCCCATTGTGGGATCGACCTGAACGAGACCTCGTGCCAGTGCCAGGTTCAGGAAGGCGATCCAAGGCTTCTTCCCCTTCAACACTTACTCTAGCCGACAGAAGTCCAGGAGGATTAACGATGCCCCTTCCGAAACGTCGTCACAGCAATGCCCGGACACGAAAACGGCGCTCCCATCACGCCCTCACCATTCCTGGTCTCGCTGAGTGCTCTAACTGCCATGAGCAGAAGCTTCCTCACCGCGTATGTTCCTCCTGCGGCTATTATGGAGGCCGGGAGATTGTGAAGCGGGAGGAGGTCTAG